The Miscanthus floridulus cultivar M001 chromosome 7, ASM1932011v1, whole genome shotgun sequence genome includes a region encoding these proteins:
- the LOC136465886 gene encoding uncharacterized protein, translating to MAIPHYAYLVLKMPVPTEVLALRANLSFAYAYEIMSLSLTEATDLSIQASKVTDVKMVPADDQEILVPEPPRASTKSKEMKDIDLSLDDPTKIAKIGAHLDPK from the coding sequence atggccataccgcactacgcctatctagtgttgaagatgcctgtGCCTACCGAAGTCCTGGccttgcgggccaacctctccttTGCCTACGCCTATGAGATAATGAGTCTCTCTCTCaccgaagccactgacctctccatccaagCCAGCAAGGTCACCGATGTCAAGATGGTGCCCGCCGATGACCAGGAGATCCTAGTGCCggagcctccccgtgcctccaCCAAATCCAAGGAAATGAAGGACATCGACCTCAgcctcgatgaccccaccaagatcgccaagattggggctcacctcgaccccaaatag